One window of Cydia strobilella chromosome 10, ilCydStro3.1, whole genome shotgun sequence genomic DNA carries:
- the LOC134744888 gene encoding uncharacterized protein LOC134744888, with product MLTVLGIALLLKHSLCVNPSILFQEVQAYHSETSEKADFAFLVVDKIYNAFCQWFFTIIFCEFTYFENMILKYTENYNDGYPVLLLDGCPNSNNSETKPRIDKHGKTAYIVTSNELTVENSDLVIYTLRKTGVFKPRSVVIFVINVEVTMDSYFHYAMKQHFQLCWSKRIPNSILVLWSECLRMYTYNPFFDQIIDVSNEKNIGSLLSRQYENLYGRELRLSVFRAPYIYDDSAQIDCSSRLTSTMISILNASCNALAPRDGKTVGDLLHNGTATGVTRDLMDGYTDLELNSRILKDSYYGYIDTTYPLSQDALCFLLKKAGPQSTFMTTMKLISTDMFLMFMFNIFFLLLIALMVLKVEIRWWAPKDIQSTATTVIELVKCFIRQTVVIKFLGPVFRAVVLIIILYSLIIDCAIDGILTSAITYPRYKPEIDTSAALLASNLTLGIHNRHLQLFNTSLSPEYRRQLEVQNRIEAFNDKKIKAFIDKRQFQYAVLLRQSDAKYISRKTSNLKDGRPLFHTMLECPLPCSIVYGLRYGSPYLPVIDKKLHYLFQGGILQQWVKTEEFTVNSKIGNALSGNNKERKALTLHNLQEVFFVLFGGYVISGIFFIVELFLHKATRVQIYSLQ from the exons ATGCTAACAGTTCTCGGTATAGCTTTACTGCTAAAACATTCACTATGCGTAAATCCATCCATTCTATTTCAAGAAGTTCAAGCGTACCACAGCGAAACGAGTGAAAAGGCTGATTTTGCTTTTCTAGTCGTCGATAAAATTTATAACGCTTTCTGTCAATGGTTTTTCACTATAATATTTTGCGAGTTCACTTATTTCGAGAACATGATACTGAAATACACTGAGAATTATAACGATGGATATCCGGTATTGCTCCTAGATGGTTGCCCTAACAGCAATAACAGCGAAACGAAACCCAGAATCGACAAACACGGAAAAACAGCTTATATTGTGACGTCCAACGAACTAACTGTAGAAAACAGTGATTTGGTAATATACACCCTACGTAAAACAGGAGTGTTTAAACCGAGAAGTGTAGTAATTTTTGTCATAAACGTAGAAGTGACTATGGACAGCTACTTCCACTATGCCATGAAACAGCATTTCCAACTATGTTGGAGTAAAAGAATACCCAACTCAATTCTTGTACTGTGGTCTGAATGCTTGAGGATGTACACTTACAATCCGTTTTTTGATCAAATCATAGATGTATCAAACGAAAAAAATATCGGTAGTTTGCTGTCCCGTCAATACGAAAATTTGTATGGTAGGGAGCTTCGTCTGAGCGTATTTAGAGCGCCTTACATCTATGACGACTCTGCGCAAATTGATTGCAGTTCGAGGTTAACTTCGACTATGATAAGTATCTTAAACGCTTCATGCAACGCTTTAGCACCTCGAGACGGAAAGACGGTGGGAGACCTCCTGCACAATGGAACGGCCACAGGGGTCACCCGCGACCTCATGGACGGTTACACGGATCTTGAACTGAACTCGCGAATACTTAAAGATTCCTACTACGGATATATCGACACGACCTACCCTCTGTCGCAAGATGCCCTATGTTTCCTACTAAAGAAAGCTGGTCCACAGTCAACATTTATGACAACGATGAAATTGATCTCAACGGATATGTTCTTGATGTTCATGTTTAACATATTTTTCCTGCTTTTAATAGCATTGATGGTTCTTAAAGTCGAGATCAGATGGTGGGCTCCGAAAGATATACAATCAACCGCAACGACTGTTATAGAACTAGTAAAATGCTTCATAAGACAGACAGTCGTTATCAAATTCTTGGGACCAGTGTTCAGAGCAGTCGTGCTAATCATCATCCTATATTCGCTGATAATCGACTGTGCTATCGAC GGAATCTTAACGTCAGCGATAACATATCCGCGATACAAGCCCGAAATAGACACGTCGGCTGCACTACTAGCGAGCAATTTAACACTTGGCATTCACAATAGACATCTACAACTCTTCAATACTAGCTTGTCCCCGGAATACAGACGACAACTCGAAGTCCAGAACAGGATCGAGGCATTTaatgataagaaaataaaagcatttattGATAAGCGCCAATTTCAGTACGCAGTTCTCTTAAGACAAAGCGATGCTAAATACATAAGCAGAAAAACATCTAACTTGAAAGATGGCAGACCCCTATTCCATACAATGTTAGAGTGTCCTTTACCCTGCTCGATAGTCTACGGGCTCCGCTATGGAAGCCCTTACCTGCCAGTAATAGATAAAAAACTTCACTATCTGTTCCAAGGAGGAATCCTACAGCAATGGGTCAAAACTGAGGAGTTCACGGTTAACTCTAAAATTGGCAACGCTTTATCTGGTAATAATAAAGAACGGAAGGCATTAACTTTGCACAATCTTCAAGAAGTGTTTTTTGTCCTATTCGGAGGTTACGTGATTAGtggaatattttttatagtagAACTCTTTCTACACAAAGCCACAAGAGTGCAGATATACTCattgcaataa